A genomic region of Gammaproteobacteria bacterium contains the following coding sequences:
- the rpsT gene encoding 30S ribosomal protein S20 yields the protein MANSAQARKRVRQAAKSRIHNMGLRSEARTYIKNVSKAIEAGDKAKAQELYSTMVKAIDKVSNKGIFHKNKVARHKSRLNNKIKGMA from the coding sequence TTGGCTAATTCAGCACAAGCAAGAAAAAGAGTCAGACAAGCAGCGAAAAGCAGAATCCACAACATGGGTCTGCGTTCAGAAGCCAGAACATATATAAAAAACGTGAGTAAAGCCATCGAAGCCGGTGACAAAGCTAAAGCTCAGGAGTTATACAGCACAATGGTTAAAGCAATTGACAAAGTATCCAACAAAGGAATCTTTCACAAAAACAAAGTTGCAAGACATAAAAGCCGTCTGAATAACAAAATCAAGGGAATGGCATAA
- the murJ gene encoding murein biosynthesis integral membrane protein MurJ, whose amino-acid sequence MSLFKATAIVSIFTFISRISGFIRDMVVAWLWGTSIWGSAFFVVFQIPNFMRRLFAEGSFSLAFVPVLNEIKATGSKADLKHFIDRVSGTLMTIVIIVWIVMEIFAPQILTLFAYTWVEDKPEVFDEAVWMLRFTLFYLPMITLVAFAGGVLNAHKKFALPAATPILLNLSLIGCAIFLKDSFDISVKSLAVGVLVAGVLQLMVQIPSLYRLGLIPKFIPDFKDSKIKKVMKLMVPTLFASSVAQVNLLLDTLIATMLPIVGVSFLYFSNRLLEFPLGVFVIAISTVILPTLSRQFAKSEDEKFLNTMKWALNLGFFIAIPAAVGLLVLAKEVVVTLYQYGEFNAESTEFTSLSLIAFMLALPAFVLNKILLPAYYSRKDTKTPVKIGLISMFSNMGLNILFVWLMWYLGFIALHVALALASAVSGWLQTILLYRSLKKNGIVSNGVIDWIFVVKISVSAIVMAGVLVFIVSNLSEWQVYSASWRAFYLLMCISIGFAIYLLCLKAQRVNFKNLLVYQS is encoded by the coding sequence ATGAGTCTATTTAAGGCTACAGCCATCGTTAGTATTTTTACATTCATATCACGAATCAGCGGATTTATTCGTGATATGGTTGTTGCGTGGTTGTGGGGAACTTCGATTTGGGGAAGTGCTTTTTTTGTTGTTTTTCAGATTCCAAACTTTATGCGGCGTTTATTTGCTGAAGGATCTTTTTCTTTGGCCTTTGTTCCGGTATTGAACGAAATTAAAGCAACGGGTTCAAAAGCGGATCTTAAGCATTTTATCGACAGAGTCTCAGGAACTCTGATGACTATAGTTATTATAGTCTGGATTGTGATGGAAATATTTGCTCCGCAAATTTTGACCTTATTTGCATATACCTGGGTTGAAGATAAACCGGAAGTTTTTGATGAAGCGGTTTGGATGTTGCGTTTTACCTTGTTTTACTTACCAATGATTACGCTGGTTGCATTTGCCGGCGGAGTTTTAAATGCACACAAAAAATTTGCTTTACCGGCAGCGACTCCAATTCTGCTTAATTTGTCTTTAATTGGTTGTGCAATTTTTTTAAAAGACTCTTTTGATATTTCCGTTAAATCTTTGGCTGTTGGTGTTTTGGTTGCCGGTGTATTGCAGTTGATGGTTCAGATTCCGTCTTTATATCGTTTGGGTTTAATACCCAAATTTATTCCTGATTTTAAGGATTCTAAAATCAAAAAAGTGATGAAATTAATGGTTCCAACCTTGTTTGCGTCTTCAGTGGCACAAGTGAACTTGCTATTAGATACATTGATTGCAACGATGTTGCCGATTGTTGGTGTGAGTTTTTTATATTTCTCCAATCGATTGCTTGAGTTTCCTTTGGGTGTTTTCGTCATTGCAATTTCAACAGTAATTCTGCCGACTTTATCTCGGCAGTTTGCGAAAAGTGAAGATGAAAAATTCCTTAACACTATGAAATGGGCATTGAATTTAGGTTTTTTTATTGCCATACCGGCAGCAGTTGGTTTGCTGGTGTTAGCAAAAGAAGTTGTGGTTACACTTTATCAATACGGCGAATTTAATGCTGAATCAACGGAATTTACCTCGTTGAGTTTAATAGCTTTTATGTTGGCATTGCCGGCTTTTGTTTTGAATAAAATCTTGTTGCCAGCTTATTATTCACGCAAGGATACTAAAACTCCTGTGAAAATTGGTTTGATTTCAATGTTTTCAAATATGGGACTGAATATCCTGTTTGTTTGGCTGATGTGGTATTTGGGTTTTATCGCACTTCATGTGGCTTTGGCTTTGGCTAGTGCGGTTTCTGGTTGGTTGCAGACAATTCTACTCTATAGAAGTTTGAAAAAAAATGGTATTGTTTCCAATGGAGTGATTGATTGGATATTTGTTGTTAAAATCAGTGTTTCCGCAATTGTTATGGCTGGAGTTCTAGTGTTTATTGTTTCAAATTTATCTGAGTGGCAAGTTTATTCTGCAAGTTGGAGAGCTTTTTATTTATTGATGTGTATTTCAATTGGTTTTGCGATTTATTTGCTCTGCTTGAAAGCTCAAAGAGTTAATTTTAAAAATTTGTTAGTTTATCAGAGTTGA
- a CDS encoding bifunctional riboflavin kinase/FAD synthetase, producing MKFIRYPQFCDLNKPSAVTIGNFDGIHLGHQYLIRQIVKRAKKDGLQSIVVTMSPLASQYFAGKDNVKIITPFKQKFKLFKDLKANVGCFLNFNDKLAHLEAEEFIQDVLIDGLNAQYILIGDDFRFGKKRKGDFQLLKSYCEDKNIVVDNISSVKVVGQRVSSSLVREKLKQSDFVSVKEFLGRDYSIIGKVSKGQQLGRELGYPTINIKLTNQSPPVEGIFCVSVKFDNGSLHYGAASLGYRPTVNGTGKILEVHLLDFDKQVYGEIVEVLFHHKLRNEVKFGSLEELKQNIDEDVRQTRLFFSKTDK from the coding sequence TTGAAATTTATTCGTTATCCGCAATTTTGTGACCTTAATAAACCATCGGCTGTAACGATTGGAAATTTTGATGGTATTCATCTGGGACATCAGTATTTAATCAGACAGATTGTCAAACGTGCGAAAAAAGATGGCTTGCAATCAATTGTTGTGACGATGTCACCATTAGCTTCTCAGTATTTTGCCGGAAAAGATAATGTTAAAATCATTACGCCATTCAAACAGAAATTTAAATTATTTAAGGATTTAAAAGCAAATGTCGGCTGTTTTTTGAATTTTAACGACAAATTGGCGCATTTGGAAGCTGAAGAATTTATCCAAGATGTTTTGATTGATGGGCTGAATGCCCAATATATTTTGATTGGTGATGACTTTCGGTTCGGAAAGAAAAGAAAAGGTGATTTTCAACTTTTAAAATCGTATTGTGAAGATAAAAACATTGTGGTTGATAATATTTCAAGTGTGAAAGTTGTTGGTCAAAGAGTGAGTAGTTCACTGGTGAGAGAAAAACTAAAACAAAGTGACTTTGTATCGGTTAAAGAATTTCTAGGAAGAGATTATTCAATCATCGGTAAAGTCAGCAAAGGGCAGCAACTCGGACGGGAATTAGGTTATCCAACCATCAATATCAAGCTAACCAATCAATCACCACCGGTCGAGGGAATATTTTGTGTGTCGGTAAAATTTGACAATGGAAGTCTTCATTACGGAGCTGCCAGTTTGGGTTATCGTCCGACGGTCAATGGTACTGGTAAAATTTTAGAGGTTCACTTGCTGGATTTTGATAAACAGGTATATGGTGAAATTGTTGAAGTTTTATTTCACCATAAATTGCGAAATGAAGTAAAATTCGGTAGCTTAGAAGAGTTAAAACAAAATATTGATGAAGATGTGCGTCAAACACGTCTTTTTTTTTCAAAAACAGATAAGTAA
- the ileS gene encoding isoleucine--tRNA ligase has protein sequence MSNDNRYKETLNLPQTSFSMKASLSHKEPIWLKKCDDEKLYEKIQEHTQGRPQFILHDGPPYANGSLHTGHALNKILKDIIVKSKLMSGLSSPYVPGWDCHGLPIEIQVEKKHGKVGQKIDAKTFRQKCREYAAQQVEIQKTEFKRLEVMGDWNNPYQTKDFKYEADMVRALAKIVENGHVEKGVKPVNWCFDCGSALAEAEIEYQDKVSPAVDVAYEAVDADKIFSAFGIKSDGTKVAIPIWTTTPWTLPASMAVTIHADFDYSLVKGHKDYDLIIAADLLDEICKRYEIDSPKVLATVKGEQLENIELQHPFYERTVPVILGDHVTVDAGTGAVHTAPGHGMDDFVVSKKYGIEVYNPVGGDGVYLPNTEIFAGQHIWKANQSVVQLLEENGKLLAFEKLNHSYPHCWRHKTPTAFRTTPQWFISMDKKSLRQKALEEIRNVRWVPGWGEQRIYSMIENRPEWCISRQRTWGVPITLFTHKETGELHPDTLNIMEKVAKLMEKSGIDAWFDTDAHDLIDDADDYDKTMDVLDVWFDSGVSHFAVLSARDNLSEPADLYLEGSDQHRGWFHSSLLTGVAINEHSPYRQVLTHGYVVDKDGRKMSKSLGNFISLKQIVDNYGADILRLWCASSDYTKEISISDEIMKRVSDGYRRIRNTARFLMGNLHGFDEKTDMLEVNELTLLDQWAVNQAVQLQKEVIQDYENYQFHQIYQKVHHFCSQEMGAFYLDVLKDRLYTAKSDSKARKSAQTAMHHILQAMIRWITPIITYTADEIWTLLGHEKSVLFEQWYELPEVKSSSQWDDNNWQLIQQIKDANSKLLEQMRTKSEIGSSLDASVKIYLKDEMMSKLSSINKELRFVLITSAAEFLPEAEKADSAVECKLETGVVYILAETANGEKCIRCWHKREDVGSHSEHPELCGRCIENIEGDGEQRYYV, from the coding sequence GTGAGCAATGACAATAGATACAAAGAAACTTTAAACCTTCCTCAAACCAGTTTTTCGATGAAAGCCAGTCTTTCGCATAAGGAACCGATTTGGTTGAAAAAGTGCGATGACGAAAAATTGTACGAAAAAATTCAGGAGCACACTCAAGGTCGCCCGCAATTTATTTTGCATGATGGACCTCCTTATGCCAATGGCTCATTACACACAGGACATGCTCTCAATAAAATTCTCAAGGATATTATTGTCAAATCAAAGTTAATGTCGGGATTGTCTTCTCCTTACGTCCCCGGATGGGATTGTCATGGGTTGCCTATTGAAATCCAAGTTGAAAAAAAACATGGAAAGGTGGGTCAAAAAATAGATGCTAAAACTTTTCGTCAGAAGTGTCGAGAGTATGCGGCTCAACAAGTTGAAATTCAAAAAACAGAGTTTAAACGTCTGGAAGTGATGGGTGACTGGAATAATCCTTATCAAACGAAAGATTTTAAATATGAAGCGGATATGGTTCGTGCTTTGGCAAAAATTGTAGAAAACGGACATGTTGAGAAAGGTGTTAAGCCGGTCAATTGGTGTTTTGACTGTGGTTCCGCTTTAGCAGAAGCAGAAATCGAGTATCAGGATAAAGTTTCTCCTGCAGTTGATGTCGCTTATGAAGCAGTTGATGCCGATAAAATTTTTAGTGCATTTGGCATTAAAAGTGATGGAACAAAAGTGGCAATTCCAATCTGGACAACCACTCCCTGGACATTGCCGGCTTCAATGGCTGTGACTATTCATGCAGATTTTGATTATTCACTGGTAAAAGGTCATAAGGATTATGACTTGATTATTGCAGCTGATTTACTGGATGAAATTTGTAAACGTTATGAAATTGATTCTCCAAAAGTTTTGGCAACGGTTAAAGGAGAGCAGTTGGAAAACATAGAACTTCAACATCCTTTTTATGAAAGAACGGTTCCGGTGATTCTTGGAGATCATGTGACAGTTGATGCCGGTACCGGTGCAGTACATACAGCTCCGGGTCATGGTATGGATGACTTTGTAGTTAGTAAAAAATACGGAATTGAAGTTTATAATCCTGTAGGTGGTGACGGAGTCTATTTGCCGAATACTGAAATTTTCGCAGGACAGCATATTTGGAAAGCCAATCAATCAGTCGTGCAGTTACTCGAGGAAAATGGTAAGCTGCTAGCATTCGAAAAACTCAATCACTCTTATCCACACTGTTGGAGACATAAAACTCCGACAGCATTCAGAACCACTCCTCAATGGTTTATCAGCATGGATAAAAAATCCTTGCGTCAAAAAGCCTTAGAAGAAATCCGCAATGTCCGATGGGTGCCCGGCTGGGGTGAGCAAAGAATCTATTCCATGATTGAAAACCGTCCGGAATGGTGTATTTCTCGTCAAAGAACTTGGGGAGTTCCGATAACATTATTCACTCATAAAGAAACCGGAGAGCTGCATCCTGATACACTCAATATCATGGAAAAAGTGGCAAAACTGATGGAAAAATCAGGAATTGATGCTTGGTTTGATACCGACGCTCATGATTTAATTGATGATGCGGATGATTACGATAAAACCATGGATGTTCTTGATGTCTGGTTTGATTCCGGAGTGAGTCACTTTGCTGTTTTATCAGCTCGTGATAATTTGTCTGAACCGGCTGATTTGTATTTGGAAGGTTCAGACCAGCACCGTGGTTGGTTTCACTCCTCACTATTAACCGGAGTGGCTATAAATGAGCATTCTCCATATAGACAAGTTCTCACTCATGGCTATGTTGTGGATAAAGATGGTCGTAAAATGTCTAAATCGTTGGGTAATTTTATTTCGCTCAAACAGATTGTCGATAATTATGGTGCAGATATTTTACGTTTATGGTGTGCTTCTTCCGACTATACCAAAGAAATTAGTATATCCGATGAAATTATGAAGCGAGTTTCGGATGGCTATCGTCGAATCAGAAATACAGCCCGATTTTTAATGGGAAATCTACATGGATTTGATGAAAAAACGGATATGTTAGAAGTGAATGAATTAACTCTTTTAGATCAATGGGCAGTCAATCAGGCTGTGCAACTTCAGAAAGAAGTGATACAAGATTATGAGAATTATCAGTTCCATCAAATTTATCAAAAGGTTCATCATTTCTGTTCGCAGGAAATGGGGGCGTTTTATCTGGATGTGTTAAAAGATCGACTTTATACCGCGAAATCGGACTCAAAAGCTCGAAAATCAGCTCAAACTGCCATGCATCATATTTTGCAGGCAATGATTCGCTGGATTACGCCAATTATTACTTACACTGCTGATGAAATCTGGACATTGTTGGGTCACGAGAAAAGCGTGTTATTTGAACAGTGGTATGAACTTCCTGAGGTGAAATCAAGTTCACAATGGGATGATAACAATTGGCAGTTGATTCAACAAATTAAAGATGCAAACTCTAAACTCTTAGAACAAATGCGAACTAAAAGTGAAATCGGTTCATCGTTGGATGCTTCGGTTAAAATTTACCTGAAAGATGAAATGATGAGCAAACTTTCATCCATCAATAAAGAGTTGAGATTTGTTTTAATCACATCAGCAGCTGAATTTTTGCCTGAAGCTGAAAAAGCCGATTCAGCTGTAGAGTGCAAACTGGAAACCGGAGTAGTATATATTCTTGCAGAGACGGCTAATGGTGAAAAATGTATTCGTTGTTGGCATAAACGTGAAGATGTCGGAAGCCATTCAGAACACCCTGAGCTTTGTGGACGCTGCATTGAAAATATCGAAGGTGATGGCGAGCAAAGATATTATGTCTGA
- the lspA gene encoding signal peptidase II, whose amino-acid sequence MSDNHLQKSGLWWLGLSAIVFALDQWTKSIATQSLKLYEAVVVNDYFNWTLMHNKGMAFSLLANQSGWQRWAIGLIAIVIVCILLVWLKKNKISQKLLNLGLVMVIGGALGNIYDRMVLGYVIDFIEVHYNDYFWPSFNVADTAISLGAFFLILDLIINKDDESQSGKS is encoded by the coding sequence ATGTCTGATAATCATTTACAGAAATCAGGTTTGTGGTGGCTTGGTCTGAGCGCGATTGTTTTTGCTCTGGATCAATGGACAAAATCAATTGCTACACAATCTTTAAAATTATACGAAGCTGTAGTTGTAAATGATTATTTCAACTGGACCTTGATGCACAATAAAGGCATGGCATTCAGTTTGTTAGCCAATCAATCCGGCTGGCAACGCTGGGCGATTGGATTGATAGCTATTGTGATTGTTTGTATCTTGTTGGTTTGGCTGAAAAAAAACAAGATAAGTCAGAAACTACTCAATCTTGGTTTGGTAATGGTCATAGGTGGTGCGTTAGGTAATATTTATGATCGAATGGTTTTAGGTTATGTGATTGATTTTATAGAAGTTCATTATAATGATTATTTCTGGCCGTCATTTAATGTCGCCGATACCGCAATCAGTCTTGGTGCATTCTTTTTAATTCTCGATTTAATAATCAATAAAGACGATGAAAGTCAATCTGGCAAATCCTAG
- the ispH gene encoding 4-hydroxy-3-methylbut-2-enyl diphosphate reductase, translating to MKVNLANPRGFCAGVDRAIEIVNRAIELFGAPIYVKHEVVHNRFVVNNLKAKGAIFVEELDEIPDDNIVIFSAHGVSQQVRRTAKRRGLQVFDATCPLVTKVHMEVIRYCKNGFNLILIGHEGHPEVEGTVGQWNKDLSSGDVFIVESVEDVENLKLDETQKLAYVSQTTLSLDDTADVIFALKNRFPHIQGPKHDDICYATQNRQLAVKELANDCDLVLVVGSVNSSNSNRLHELAERQGVKAYLIDDAQCIDKSWLEGVETIGITAGASAPEKLVQDVVAFLVNNSEKIVINELHGEPENMEFALPKGLRLDIKSH from the coding sequence ATGAAAGTCAATCTGGCAAATCCTAGAGGTTTCTGTGCCGGTGTGGATCGTGCCATAGAAATTGTTAATCGAGCCATCGAATTATTTGGTGCTCCAATCTATGTCAAACACGAAGTGGTGCATAATCGTTTTGTAGTGAATAATCTTAAAGCGAAAGGGGCGATATTTGTTGAAGAATTAGACGAGATACCGGATGACAATATCGTGATATTTTCGGCTCATGGTGTTTCACAGCAAGTTCGTAGAACTGCGAAAAGACGTGGATTGCAGGTTTTTGATGCGACCTGCCCATTAGTAACGAAAGTCCACATGGAAGTTATACGCTATTGTAAAAATGGTTTCAATTTAATTCTCATCGGTCATGAAGGTCATCCGGAAGTGGAAGGAACAGTCGGACAATGGAACAAGGATTTAAGTTCAGGGGATGTTTTTATTGTGGAATCGGTTGAAGATGTCGAAAACTTGAAGCTCGATGAAACTCAAAAACTTGCCTATGTTTCTCAAACCACACTTTCACTAGATGATACGGCTGATGTTATTTTTGCCTTAAAAAACCGTTTTCCGCATATCCAAGGACCGAAACACGATGATATTTGCTATGCAACGCAAAACCGTCAGTTAGCAGTTAAAGAGTTAGCCAATGATTGTGATTTAGTTTTGGTTGTTGGTAGTGTCAACAGTTCAAACTCTAATCGTTTGCATGAACTGGCTGAAAGACAAGGAGTTAAAGCCTACTTAATTGATGATGCGCAATGCATAGATAAATCCTGGCTTGAAGGCGTTGAAACTATCGGTATTACCGCAGGAGCCTCAGCTCCTGAGAAACTGGTACAAGATGTGGTGGCTTTTTTAGTCAACAATAGCGAGAAAATAGTTATCAATGAACTACACGGTGAACCCGAAAACATGGAGTTTGCTTTACCAAAAGGGCTGAGATTAGATATTAAGAGCCATTAA
- a CDS encoding GspH/FimT family protein — translation MRQKVTNEANELLGDLMYARVTAVKEGQSVSVVSTNGNDWSDGWTITLMANNLVLRQKQSISRSINVAGVGDSVVFSSLGSASTTNNIVVSHADVTQSVALNVAASGMVVSREL, via the coding sequence TTGAGGCAAAAAGTTACTAATGAGGCTAATGAGTTGCTAGGCGACTTGATGTATGCCCGCGTGACAGCTGTCAAGGAAGGACAAAGTGTTTCAGTTGTGTCAACGAATGGAAACGATTGGTCGGATGGGTGGACAATAACTTTAATGGCAAATAATTTAGTATTGAGGCAGAAACAGTCTATAAGTAGATCTATTAATGTCGCAGGAGTCGGAGACTCTGTCGTGTTCAGTAGTTTAGGTTCCGCTTCAACGACAAATAATATAGTGGTATCTCATGCAGATGTTACTCAATCTGTGGCCTTAAATGTTGCTGCATCTGGAATGGTGGTTTCCCGTGAACTTTAA
- the pilV gene encoding type IV pilus modification protein PilV, translating into MYNRKRQKGFTLIEAMIAVVVFSFGLLGVAGVMTVSIKNNHNGYMRSQAAFLSTSMLDMMRRNQIPLWSDGYNGTYSGYENITSDCNSVANKCGPNQLAQRDVKQWSNMITQLLPNSSGTINCASTGAPISAIPVMIPDPAEPLQPTEPGYPSLPLIPCYNCAIEPFNGYCTISVSWTESNERSASSIQTYTLVGKP; encoded by the coding sequence ATGTATAATAGAAAAAGACAAAAAGGCTTTACATTGATTGAAGCTATGATTGCAGTAGTTGTGTTTTCATTTGGATTGCTGGGTGTGGCAGGAGTGATGACGGTTTCTATAAAGAACAATCATAATGGTTATATGCGTTCTCAAGCAGCATTTCTATCAACGTCTATGTTGGATATGATGAGACGCAACCAAATTCCTTTATGGTCAGATGGTTACAATGGAACGTATTCCGGCTATGAGAATATAACTTCTGATTGCAACTCGGTAGCTAATAAATGCGGACCTAATCAACTGGCTCAAAGAGATGTTAAGCAATGGTCGAATATGATTACTCAGCTTTTGCCAAACTCTTCTGGAACAATAAATTGTGCATCAACCGGAGCTCCGATATCTGCGATACCAGTTATGATACCCGACCCGGCAGAACCTTTACAACCCACTGAGCCAGGTTATCCTTCATTGCCCTTGATACCTTGTTATAATTGTGCAATTGAACCATTCAACGGATATTGTACGATTTCAGTTTCTTGGACTGAGTCCAATGAGAGATCTGCGAGTTCAATTCAAACTTATACATTGGTGGGTAAACCATGA
- a CDS encoding PilW family protein, translating to MRLTKYQSKGFSIVELMIALTVGLILMAGLVTVFDTVSNMNRMQNGLARLQENGRFAVTSIKQNLEQAGYQYCIGSSLNDTKINDPVYPQPWVVYTSSLSPGMPTRSDVSQSPAPTSLTPYLVDTAYFVHGHECDVAGCNPALNSLGSNTSFAIPDIGTGDGDRIADTDVLTFRYISGEGLPVERVNTNSSTGIVTITFPNGTVIPSNTTATPRVVIPNCKGAAAVLDVVSYNTSANPPTASALIPADPNRVININTDSLPRLFNLNASTSTISYYVANDVLDGRDIPTLYSVENGVANPIVQGVDRFDVLYGVRTRDGSVLVLDANGVQSMPTSQCVPTNRVVGIDLINTAGCGWRSVVSIEVHLLLNTIYDSSRSATEQYVYSIEGTGLQTPQRLLRRLITTECIVENL from the coding sequence ATGAGATTAACTAAATATCAAAGTAAAGGATTCTCAATCGTAGAGTTAATGATTGCGTTGACCGTTGGTCTCATTCTTATGGCGGGGTTGGTTACCGTATTTGATACAGTTTCGAATATGAATCGTATGCAAAATGGATTGGCTAGGTTGCAAGAGAATGGCAGGTTTGCAGTTACCTCTATAAAACAAAATCTTGAACAAGCAGGATATCAATATTGTATTGGTTCGTCCTTGAATGATACAAAAATTAATGACCCGGTTTATCCTCAACCATGGGTGGTTTATACATCAAGTTTGTCACCCGGTATGCCAACGCGATCTGATGTAAGTCAATCACCGGCACCCACTTCATTGACACCTTATTTAGTGGATACCGCATATTTTGTGCATGGGCATGAATGTGATGTTGCAGGTTGTAACCCAGCTTTGAACTCTTTGGGATCAAATACGTCTTTTGCGATTCCTGATATTGGAACCGGAGATGGAGACAGAATAGCAGATACTGATGTGCTTACGTTTCGTTATATTTCCGGCGAGGGACTTCCAGTAGAAAGAGTGAACACAAACTCTTCAACAGGTATTGTTACCATAACCTTCCCAAATGGAACTGTTATACCCTCAAATACAACTGCGACACCGAGAGTTGTTATTCCCAATTGTAAGGGTGCAGCAGCCGTTTTGGATGTTGTCAGCTATAATACTTCAGCAAATCCTCCAACAGCATCTGCACTGATACCTGCTGATCCAAATCGTGTAATTAACATCAATACCGATAGTTTGCCCAGGTTGTTTAATCTAAATGCTTCAACAAGCACTATCAGCTATTATGTTGCAAACGATGTGTTGGATGGAAGGGATATTCCAACATTGTATTCTGTTGAGAATGGTGTTGCAAATCCAATTGTACAGGGAGTTGATCGGTTCGATGTATTGTATGGGGTGAGAACGAGAGATGGTTCTGTTTTGGTTCTTGATGCAAATGGAGTTCAAAGTATGCCAACATCACAATGTGTTCCAACTAACAGAGTTGTAGGTATTGATTTAATAAATACAGCAGGCTGTGGTTGGCGTTCGGTAGTATCAATTGAAGTTCATCTATTGCTAAATACCATATATGATAGTAGTCGTAGTGCAACTGAGCAGTATGTTTATAGCATTGAAGGCACAGGGTTGCAAACCCCTCAACGTCTACTTCGGAGATTAATCACTACAGAATGCATCGTAGAGAATTTGTAA
- a CDS encoding PilX N-terminal domain-containing pilus assembly protein: MKNINLKTRQSGVALVVGMILLLIIAIIGITSMKSALLQEKMAAGLKNRELADAAALSQLVEAEKYIYTLYQTSNAVDIGAGSLYMVAPRTEFSEQFRTTRNLDPTASIVGFSGINGESINDKFGNILAEEPQFIIEAIDDVANEATGTTPYGTTEGEADGNAAGDASGGGSGQESKLLTYRIISKATDTTGHIFQLLNLL; encoded by the coding sequence ATGAAAAATATAAACTTAAAAACAAGACAAAGTGGTGTTGCCTTAGTTGTAGGAATGATACTTCTACTCATTATTGCAATTATTGGAATTACTTCGATGAAGTCAGCTTTGTTGCAGGAAAAGATGGCAGCAGGCTTGAAGAATAGAGAGTTGGCTGATGCTGCGGCATTGAGTCAGTTGGTTGAGGCTGAAAAGTATATATACACGTTATATCAAACTTCAAATGCAGTTGATATCGGTGCAGGGAGTCTGTATATGGTTGCTCCTAGAACTGAATTTTCTGAACAATTTAGAACAACACGAAATTTGGATCCAACTGCGAGTATAGTTGGATTTAGTGGTATTAATGGCGAAAGTATAAACGACAAATTTGGAAATATTTTAGCTGAAGAACCACAATTTATTATTGAAGCGATTGATGATGTTGCGAATGAGGCTACCGGTACAACTCCTTACGGTACAACTGAAGGAGAGGCTGATGGAAATGCGGCTGGTGATGCATCAGGTGGAGGTTCCGGTCAAGAATCAAAACTTTTAACATATAGAATTATTAGTAAGGCTACCGATACAACCGGTCATATTTTTCAGCTTTTGAATCTGTTATGA